One segment of Pontibacter akesuensis DNA contains the following:
- a CDS encoding T9SS type A sorting domain-containing protein, with protein sequence MMRLFTRFILVTTLLSAHLLSFAGVQGAAGVNPTYRGGNTLWKLMPDKVAQLTLSANNARPKFVSKENDHTCSKLYASAVSQEFHVVEQKQTKSMYANITLAAFAPGNDLKPVLPSINAYPNPSRGYTSLALNLPGNDSYKIRISNTIGKVLTVQEVAPAERAKIDLDLTSLPSGIYFYSLLVNGKTVETKRLVLQK encoded by the coding sequence ATGATGAGACTATTTACACGATTTATACTAGTTACCACCCTGCTAAGCGCACATTTGCTGAGCTTCGCAGGCGTGCAGGGTGCCGCGGGGGTTAACCCAACGTACCGGGGAGGTAACACCCTCTGGAAACTGATGCCTGACAAGGTGGCACAGCTGACGCTGTCGGCAAACAACGCCAGGCCAAAGTTTGTGAGCAAAGAAAACGACCATACCTGCTCGAAGCTGTATGCTTCTGCGGTGAGCCAGGAGTTCCATGTGGTGGAGCAAAAGCAGACAAAGTCCATGTATGCCAACATTACACTCGCTGCCTTTGCACCGGGCAACGACCTGAAGCCGGTTTTGCCATCTATCAACGCATACCCAAACCCATCAAGGGGCTACACTAGTCTGGCGCTTAACCTGCCGGGCAACGATAGCTACAAGATCCGCATCTCCAACACCATCGGCAAAGTACTGACCGTGCAGGAGGTAGCTCCGGCCGAGCGTGCCAAGATTGACCTGGACCTGACAAGCCTGCCATCCGGCATCTACTTCTACAGCCTGCTGGTGAACGGCAAAACAGTGGAAACGAAAAGACTGGTGCTGCAGAAATAA
- a CDS encoding GWxTD domain-containing protein has protein sequence MRYSNLLFLLILFMIAGCGGRSSRMPTLEPVQLKQEVPEITMEHSYYTRNDSLHVLLKFEDVQQVMDILRAATSYEYAVRNGAAAKSTLLLEDSVNLPDRKITDVEGQLHVQFALPGIVVQEPNVLHIQVWQVLSGQERMGMTFKLPLNRQMLQKDYLLVNSKSGKPLFRDYLTTSDKLVLHKYGAGTDSLQVSRFELDFMPAAPPMSTSKPAVARTIAPATTFSLGALDTLTFAEQGLYTFGTGSGNPQSVLVMPGNYPQVTMANELVPPLIYLTTSQEREALQGATDVKAAVDNFWLEVAEGSPTQARELIRTYYSRVEMANKLFSAHKAGWATDRGMIYLIYGRPTTISQAGPSITWIYRESMTSPYIKFVFTKKENNFTENYYELVRRREYEDSWYSSVAKWRAGKTNL, from the coding sequence ATGAGGTACTCCAATTTGCTGTTTCTTCTGATACTGTTCATGATCGCTGGTTGCGGGGGCAGATCCTCGCGCATGCCGACCCTGGAGCCGGTGCAGTTAAAGCAGGAAGTGCCGGAGATTACCATGGAGCACAGCTACTATACCCGCAACGACAGCCTGCACGTGCTGCTGAAGTTTGAGGACGTGCAGCAGGTGATGGACATCCTCAGGGCGGCCACCTCTTACGAATACGCCGTTCGAAACGGGGCCGCGGCAAAAAGTACGCTGCTGCTGGAGGACTCGGTGAACCTGCCCGACAGGAAAATAACCGATGTGGAGGGGCAACTGCACGTGCAGTTCGCGCTGCCCGGCATCGTGGTGCAGGAGCCCAATGTGCTGCACATACAAGTGTGGCAGGTGCTGTCGGGCCAGGAGCGCATGGGCATGACCTTTAAGCTTCCCCTTAACAGGCAAATGCTGCAGAAGGATTACCTGCTGGTGAACTCCAAGTCTGGAAAGCCGCTGTTCAGGGATTACCTCACCACATCAGACAAACTGGTGCTGCACAAGTATGGAGCGGGAACCGATTCGCTGCAGGTTAGCCGGTTTGAGCTGGATTTTATGCCTGCTGCGCCACCCATGAGCACAAGCAAGCCCGCAGTGGCGCGTACCATAGCGCCGGCCACCACGTTCAGCCTAGGAGCCTTGGACACGTTAACCTTTGCGGAGCAGGGCCTTTATACGTTCGGCACCGGGTCAGGAAACCCGCAGAGCGTTTTGGTGATGCCCGGTAACTACCCGCAGGTAACCATGGCCAACGAACTGGTGCCGCCGCTGATCTACCTGACCACTTCGCAGGAGCGGGAGGCGCTGCAGGGGGCAACGGATGTGAAAGCCGCCGTGGACAATTTCTGGCTGGAGGTGGCAGAGGGAAGCCCCACCCAGGCCCGCGAACTAATCCGGACATACTATAGCCGGGTGGAGATGGCAAACAAGCTCTTCTCTGCCCACAAGGCTGGTTGGGCCACTGACAGGGGCATGATCTATTTGATATACGGCAGGCCCACCACCATCAGCCAGGCGGGCCCCAGCATCACCTGGATTTACAGGGAGTCCATGACATCGCCCTACATCAAGTTCGTTTTTACCAAAAAAGAAAATAACTTTACCGAAAATTATTATGAGCTGGTACGGCGCCGCGAGTACGAGGACAGTTGGTACAGCTCAGTAGCCAAATGGAGAGCAGGAAAGACAAATTTGTAG
- the ftsH gene encoding ATP-dependent zinc metalloprotease FtsH: protein MTENNNKGNKKKKPIIPNTPPRPTMQLWMLAVLILLIFGLTWLNNNNASVETSQQEFEQMLLSGDVKRLSLVNKKTVEVFLKEEALENEKYKELKDRGTLGGAEQGPHYHFQVITPESFEKDLDELQANVPREERVPLRPEDRTGFMDFFATWGFLILLLFGFWFLMRRVTSGGTGGQIFNIGKSKAALFDAENKVKITFKDVAGLEEAKEEVQEIVEFLKNPSKFTILGGKIPKGALLVGPPGTGKTLLAKAVAGEADVPFFSLSGSDFVEMFVGVGAARVRDLFKQAKAKAPCIIFIDEIDAIGRHRSRGQQPGGNDERENTLNSLLVEMDGFATDSGVIILAATNRPDTLDSALLRPGRFDRQVSIDKPDINGRTEIFDVHLKPLTLSQDVNSKKLAAQTPGFAGAEIANVCNEAALIAARRNKKSVEQQDFNDAIDRVIGGLEKKNKIISPGEKKIVAYHEAGHAITGWFMEHADPLVKVSIVPRGVAALGYAQYLPKEQFLYTTEQLIDEMCMALGGRAAEELVFGKISTGALSDLERITKMAYSIVTMYGMNSKIGNVSFYDSKQSDMQFSKPYSEATAQTIDEEVRHIISAAYERTKALLREKSHELEVVAQELLEKEILFQNDLERLVGPRPFDSLTAYQAHTAGTDRSKTKSEVEQQHPVELGQTIHPEQEEGSVPGTPLNGGGSPAEQDSINSRTA, encoded by the coding sequence ATGACAGAAAATAATAATAAAGGCAACAAAAAGAAAAAGCCTATTATCCCCAACACCCCACCGCGCCCTACCATGCAGCTGTGGATGTTGGCCGTACTGATCTTGTTGATTTTCGGCCTTACGTGGCTGAACAACAACAACGCATCGGTAGAGACAAGCCAGCAGGAGTTTGAGCAAATGCTCCTGAGCGGCGACGTGAAGCGCCTTTCCCTGGTTAACAAAAAAACCGTGGAGGTATTCCTGAAGGAGGAGGCGTTGGAGAATGAGAAGTACAAAGAACTAAAGGATCGCGGCACGCTTGGCGGCGCGGAACAGGGCCCGCATTACCACTTCCAGGTAATCACACCGGAGTCTTTCGAGAAAGATCTCGACGAACTGCAGGCAAACGTGCCCCGCGAAGAGCGGGTACCGCTAAGGCCGGAGGATCGCACAGGCTTTATGGATTTCTTTGCCACGTGGGGCTTCCTGATTCTGCTGCTGTTCGGTTTCTGGTTCCTGATGCGCCGGGTTACTTCCGGTGGCACAGGTGGACAGATCTTCAACATCGGCAAGTCTAAAGCCGCTCTTTTTGATGCCGAGAACAAGGTAAAGATCACGTTTAAGGACGTGGCTGGCCTGGAAGAGGCAAAAGAAGAAGTGCAGGAGATTGTGGAGTTCCTGAAAAACCCGAGCAAGTTCACCATACTTGGTGGTAAAATACCGAAAGGCGCTTTGCTGGTAGGCCCTCCGGGAACAGGTAAAACCCTTTTGGCGAAAGCCGTGGCCGGTGAGGCGGACGTACCGTTCTTCTCGCTATCCGGCTCTGACTTTGTGGAAATGTTTGTGGGTGTGGGTGCCGCTCGTGTGCGTGACCTCTTTAAGCAGGCAAAAGCCAAAGCACCTTGTATCATCTTTATTGATGAGATTGACGCCATCGGCCGCCACCGTAGCCGCGGACAGCAGCCAGGTGGTAACGACGAGCGCGAAAATACGCTGAACTCCCTGCTGGTGGAGATGGACGGTTTCGCAACTGACTCAGGCGTTATCATACTTGCAGCAACCAACCGCCCCGACACACTGGACTCTGCCTTGCTGCGCCCAGGACGTTTCGACCGCCAGGTAAGTATAGACAAGCCGGACATTAACGGACGTACCGAGATATTCGATGTGCACCTGAAGCCGCTGACGCTGTCGCAGGACGTGAACTCGAAGAAGCTGGCCGCTCAGACACCTGGCTTTGCCGGTGCCGAAATCGCCAACGTTTGTAACGAGGCTGCACTTATCGCAGCACGCCGTAACAAAAAGTCGGTGGAGCAGCAGGATTTCAACGATGCCATTGACCGTGTAATTGGTGGTCTGGAGAAGAAGAACAAGATTATCTCTCCGGGTGAGAAGAAAATCGTCGCTTACCACGAGGCAGGTCATGCTATTACCGGCTGGTTTATGGAGCACGCCGATCCGTTGGTGAAGGTGAGCATTGTGCCGCGTGGTGTAGCCGCGCTGGGTTATGCGCAGTACCTGCCGAAAGAGCAGTTCCTGTACACCACCGAGCAGCTGATCGACGAGATGTGCATGGCCCTTGGTGGCCGCGCCGCCGAAGAGCTGGTGTTCGGCAAGATATCAACAGGTGCCTTGAGCGACCTGGAGCGTATCACCAAAATGGCTTACAGCATCGTGACCATGTACGGTATGAACAGCAAGATTGGCAACGTATCATTCTATGATTCCAAGCAGTCTGACATGCAGTTCAGCAAGCCGTACTCAGAGGCTACCGCACAGACGATTGATGAGGAAGTACGCCACATCATTAGTGCTGCCTACGAGCGCACCAAGGCCTTGCTGCGCGAGAAGAGCCATGAGCTGGAAGTGGTGGCGCAGGAGCTTCTGGAGAAAGAGATCCTGTTCCAAAACGACCTGGAGCGCCTGGTTGGCCCAAGGCCTTTTGACTCGCTGACCGCTTACCAGGCACATACAGCTGGTACAGACCGTAGCAAGACAAAGAGTGAGGTAGAGCAGCAGCACCCGGTGGAGCTTGGCCAGACCATCCATCCTGAACAAGAGGAAGGAAGCGTTCCCGGCACTCCACTGAATGGCGGCGGCTCACCGGCCGAACAAGACAGTATTAATTCGAGAACAGCTTGA
- a CDS encoding LutC/YkgG family protein, with protein MYEAKSKEIVLRRVREALAKSAPFLPPTPDFTSPLYPKMEMEDLSLVFAEMFIKNAGVFLYCEDQEDFFDQLYVYKKEQHLQHLCVWEKNLQGALQQAGIEIVTDEENFVQGVDASLTTCEALVARTGSLMVSSANMGGRRLSIYPSTHMVVANASQLVPDIKDALQRVRNKYKENFPSMVSLVSGPSRTADIEKTLVMGAHGPKQLVLFLIDDLPH; from the coding sequence ATGTACGAAGCAAAATCAAAAGAAATAGTATTAAGAAGAGTAAGAGAGGCGCTGGCTAAGTCGGCGCCTTTTCTGCCTCCTACCCCAGACTTCACCTCTCCCCTGTACCCTAAAATGGAGATGGAGGACTTGTCACTGGTGTTTGCCGAGATGTTCATCAAGAACGCCGGCGTCTTCCTGTACTGCGAGGATCAGGAAGACTTCTTCGATCAACTGTACGTCTACAAGAAAGAGCAGCACCTGCAGCACCTGTGCGTGTGGGAAAAAAACTTGCAAGGTGCACTGCAGCAGGCCGGCATTGAGATTGTAACAGACGAGGAGAACTTCGTGCAGGGCGTAGATGCCAGCCTAACTACCTGTGAGGCTTTGGTAGCCCGCACCGGAAGTTTGATGGTAAGCTCCGCCAATATGGGAGGCCGCCGCCTAAGCATTTACCCGAGCACGCACATGGTGGTAGCCAATGCCAGCCAACTCGTGCCGGATATCAAAGATGCCCTGCAGCGCGTGCGCAACAAGTATAAAGAGAATTTCCCCTCGATGGTATCGCTGGTCAGTGGCCCAAGCCGCACCGCCGACATTGAGAAAACCCTGGTAATGGGTGCCCATGGCCCCAAACAGCTAGTCCTTTTCCTGATTGATGACCTTCCGCATTAA
- the rlmB gene encoding 23S rRNA (guanosine(2251)-2'-O)-methyltransferase RlmB: MESRKDKFVGGNRYSGPRTPKEDKTEMIFGSRPILEAFSAGKELEKIFLLRGSRNPTTDEIVAEAKRFEVPVVMVPAEKLDRLTRKNHQGAVAFISPITYQPLNEIITSLFEQGKNPLVLILDRITDVRNFGSIARNAECMGVDAIVIPSRGGAQINADAMKTSAGALNLVPVCREPNLKDTMDYLKEYGFQLVACTEKTEHQLNDFAVDMVGPTAIIMGSEEDGISPEYLKRADVKLRIPLMGQIGSLNVSVATGIVLYEVMRQRLRDGGYASLGSLDPR; the protein is encoded by the coding sequence ATGGAGAGCAGGAAAGACAAATTTGTAGGAGGTAACCGCTATAGCGGCCCCCGCACACCAAAAGAAGATAAAACCGAGATGATTTTCGGCTCACGCCCCATCCTTGAGGCGTTCTCAGCCGGGAAGGAGCTGGAGAAGATATTCCTGCTGCGGGGTTCCCGCAACCCCACCACCGATGAGATTGTGGCTGAGGCCAAACGCTTTGAGGTACCGGTGGTGATGGTGCCGGCCGAAAAGCTGGACAGGCTCACGCGCAAGAACCACCAGGGCGCCGTGGCCTTTATCTCCCCGATTACTTACCAGCCACTCAACGAAATCATCACTTCGCTGTTTGAGCAGGGCAAAAACCCGCTGGTGCTTATACTTGATCGCATTACGGATGTGCGCAACTTTGGCTCCATTGCCCGAAATGCAGAATGCATGGGCGTGGACGCGATTGTGATTCCAAGTAGAGGGGGCGCGCAGATCAATGCAGATGCCATGAAAACATCTGCCGGCGCACTGAACCTGGTGCCCGTTTGCCGGGAGCCAAACCTGAAGGATACAATGGATTACCTGAAGGAGTACGGTTTCCAGCTAGTGGCCTGCACTGAGAAAACGGAGCACCAGCTAAACGACTTTGCGGTGGATATGGTAGGGCCGACGGCCATCATCATGGGCAGCGAGGAAGACGGTATTTCGCCGGAGTACCTCAAGCGTGCCGATGTAAAGCTGCGCATTCCGCTGATGGGCCAGATTGGCTCCCTCAACGTGTCGGTGGCAACGGGCATCGTGCTGTACGAGGTAATGCGCCAGCGACTCCGCGACGGTGGCTACGCCAGCCTTGGCAGTCTGGATCCGAGATAG
- the rsfS gene encoding ribosome silencing factor, producing MKETKGEATSDILAELVVKGMQERKASDIVVINLKSLKNAVSDYFVIASANSDTQLDAIASSIEEEVHKAIGQNPWQTEGRTNNEWVLLDYVDVVAHVFLKDKRAFYSLEELWGDAKIEHIASV from the coding sequence ATGAAAGAAACCAAGGGTGAGGCTACTTCCGACATATTGGCAGAGCTGGTAGTGAAAGGTATGCAGGAGAGAAAAGCCTCCGATATTGTTGTAATAAACCTCAAATCACTTAAAAACGCAGTATCCGATTACTTCGTAATAGCATCAGCAAATTCTGATACGCAGTTAGACGCAATCGCTTCTTCTATCGAGGAAGAGGTACACAAGGCCATTGGCCAAAACCCGTGGCAAACTGAAGGCCGCACCAACAACGAGTGGGTGCTGCTGGACTATGTGGACGTGGTAGCCCATGTGTTCCTGAAAGATAAGCGTGCATTCTATTCGCTGGAGGAGCTTTGGGGCGACGCCAAGATAGAGCACATCGCATCTGTCTAA
- a CDS encoding UDP-2,3-diacylglucosamine diphosphatase: MTFRINELEPGTKVYFASDFHLGAPDLESSRQREKKIVRWLGQVQQDAAAILLVGDIFDFWFEYRHAIPKGFIRLQGKLAELTDAGIPIYFFTGNHDMWMFNYFPEELNIPIVREPISTRIGNKTFYIGHGDGLGPGDHTYKLLKKVFDNKVCQWLFARVHPNLGIGVANKWSQRSRISNVKKDEEFFGEREWLVQYCQEVEQKQHHDYYIFGHRHLPLEMSIGEQAQYINLGEWVNFCTYAVYDGNTLELKTFEG, from the coding sequence ATGACCTTCCGCATTAACGAGCTGGAACCCGGCACAAAAGTATACTTCGCCTCCGACTTTCACCTGGGGGCACCAGATTTAGAAAGCAGCCGCCAGCGCGAAAAGAAAATCGTGCGCTGGTTAGGACAGGTGCAGCAGGATGCGGCCGCCATACTACTGGTAGGCGATATCTTCGACTTCTGGTTTGAGTACCGCCACGCTATTCCGAAAGGTTTCATCAGACTGCAAGGCAAACTGGCAGAGCTCACAGACGCTGGTATTCCCATTTACTTTTTTACAGGCAACCACGATATGTGGATGTTCAATTATTTCCCGGAGGAGCTGAACATCCCGATTGTGCGGGAGCCTATCTCTACCCGGATCGGGAACAAAACCTTTTACATCGGCCACGGCGATGGCCTTGGCCCCGGCGACCATACTTACAAGCTGCTGAAAAAGGTGTTTGACAACAAAGTGTGCCAATGGCTGTTTGCCCGCGTGCACCCAAACCTTGGCATCGGTGTGGCCAACAAATGGTCGCAGCGCAGTCGCATCAGCAATGTGAAGAAGGACGAGGAGTTTTTCGGGGAGCGCGAGTGGCTGGTGCAGTATTGCCAGGAAGTAGAGCAAAAGCAGCATCACGATTATTATATCTTCGGGCACCGTCACCTGCCGCTGGAAATGTCAATCGGCGAGCAGGCGCAGTACATTAACCTGGGAGAATGGGTCAATTTTTGCACATATGCCGTGTATGACGGAAACACACTCGAGTTGAAAACCTTTGAAGGCTAA
- a CDS encoding glycosyltransferase family 117 protein produces the protein MTDYRKVNNIVGWSVFAIATAVYILTLEPTASFWDAGEFIACSYKLLVPHPPGAPFYLLMGRLFSMFASDVTQVAWWVNLLSALCSSFTVLFLFWTITILASRLLVKEGAVPSTGNLLLIMGSGVVGALAYTFSDSAWFSAVEAEVYAMSSFFTAIVFWAILRWEAKVGEAHSDKWLVLIAYLVGLSIGAHLLNLVTIPALGFIYYFRLYKPSLWGGLAAFAISAVIVVAILWGIIPGLPSVAGAFEVFFVNSLGLPFSSGIIVFLILFIGAIIYGLRYSIRHNNRVLNTALLSLIFVLIGYSSYMMIPIRSSYDPTIDENDPDDIVTFVSYLKREQYGDRPLLYGPHLYASPIGQEEGAPRYIKGEDRYISTGNKIEPVYDDADKMLLPRIYSDAPGHVEAYKKWVDLREGQAPSFGQNISFLLNYQLGHMYWRYFLWNFAGRESDVQNAGVLWFGSESIDTPVRVEESKARNSFYLLPLLIGILGLIYQVRKHERDALVIGLLFFFTGIAIALYLNQPPTEPRERDYTFAGSFYAFSIWIGLGVMGMADLLGKVLKSTMARAAVATMICLAVPGIMAAEGWDDHDRSDRYQSVDSAKNLLDSCAPNAILFTNGDNDTFPLWYAQEVEGYRTDVRVAVLSYLNTDWYIEQMKRQSYLSDPWPLSLGNEAYRQGTNDFLPYVEAPQVKAGIDLDQYIGLIKQRHPALQVQYGPGTTLLTMPTHNFFLNIDKEKIKQMGFVADDYEDQIADRMQWTITKSLLEKKHLVILDLLATNNWERPIYFSTTVNSADFIGLSDYFQLEGLAYRVVPVKGGGEGDPGIVNKEVMYENMMKDFVFRNFDNPDIFYDENYYRFSANARDKFAILAAAYLKDGNEARARELVEYCFKVLPLETVPFDYYTPQFIPIYAALGETEKAKQLMEIMAQGSVEALDYYFAKGSLFDQEIQVNMVILQQLIGAAEDLGMPERSTQLQQQFMQYLQRMRR, from the coding sequence ATGACGGATTATCGGAAGGTAAATAACATTGTAGGCTGGAGCGTGTTTGCCATCGCGACAGCTGTGTACATTTTAACCTTAGAGCCCACGGCCAGTTTCTGGGATGCCGGCGAGTTTATCGCCTGTTCTTACAAACTGCTGGTGCCGCACCCGCCCGGGGCTCCGTTTTACCTGCTCATGGGCCGGCTGTTCTCGATGTTCGCCTCCGACGTAACTCAGGTGGCCTGGTGGGTGAACCTGCTGTCGGCGCTTTGCAGTTCCTTTACGGTACTCTTCCTTTTCTGGACCATCACCATACTTGCCAGCAGGCTGCTGGTAAAAGAAGGCGCTGTGCCTTCCACAGGCAATTTGCTGCTGATCATGGGCAGCGGTGTAGTGGGGGCGCTGGCCTATACCTTCTCCGACTCGGCCTGGTTCTCAGCGGTGGAGGCAGAGGTATACGCTATGTCGTCCTTCTTTACGGCTATCGTGTTCTGGGCCATACTTCGCTGGGAGGCCAAAGTGGGAGAGGCGCACTCTGATAAATGGCTTGTGCTCATCGCGTACCTGGTGGGCTTATCCATCGGTGCGCACTTGCTGAACCTGGTAACCATTCCGGCTCTGGGCTTCATCTACTATTTCCGACTATACAAGCCTTCCTTGTGGGGCGGGTTGGCAGCCTTTGCCATCAGTGCCGTTATCGTGGTGGCCATCCTTTGGGGCATTATCCCGGGCTTGCCGTCTGTGGCGGGCGCGTTTGAGGTGTTCTTCGTGAACTCCCTTGGCCTGCCGTTCAGCTCAGGCATTATCGTGTTTCTGATTTTATTCATCGGCGCCATCATTTACGGTCTCCGCTACTCCATCCGGCACAACAACCGTGTGCTGAACACGGCCCTGCTTAGTCTTATCTTTGTACTGATCGGGTACTCCTCTTATATGATGATTCCGATCCGCTCGTCTTACGACCCTACCATCGATGAGAATGACCCGGATGACATCGTTACGTTTGTATCTTACCTGAAGCGTGAGCAGTACGGCGACAGACCGCTGCTGTACGGGCCGCACCTATATGCCTCGCCTATAGGGCAGGAAGAGGGAGCGCCGCGCTACATCAAGGGAGAAGACCGCTATATCAGCACAGGAAATAAAATAGAGCCGGTGTATGATGACGCCGACAAGATGTTGCTGCCCCGCATTTACAGCGATGCGCCCGGCCACGTGGAAGCTTACAAAAAATGGGTAGACCTGCGGGAGGGCCAGGCGCCTAGCTTCGGGCAGAACATCAGCTTCCTGCTCAATTACCAGCTGGGCCACATGTACTGGCGCTATTTCCTGTGGAACTTTGCCGGCCGCGAGAGCGATGTGCAGAACGCGGGCGTACTTTGGTTCGGAAGCGAAAGTATAGATACCCCGGTGCGGGTGGAGGAGAGCAAGGCACGTAACAGTTTTTACCTGCTGCCGCTGCTTATCGGTATACTTGGGTTAATCTACCAGGTGCGCAAGCACGAGCGCGACGCCCTCGTAATCGGTCTGCTCTTTTTCTTTACGGGCATCGCCATTGCCCTGTACCTGAACCAGCCGCCTACGGAGCCGCGTGAGCGTGACTATACCTTTGCCGGTTCGTTCTACGCCTTCTCTATCTGGATAGGCCTGGGCGTGATGGGAATGGCAGACCTGCTGGGCAAAGTGCTGAAAAGCACCATGGCCCGTGCCGCTGTAGCCACCATGATCTGTCTGGCTGTGCCAGGCATTATGGCCGCTGAGGGCTGGGATGACCACGACCGCTCGGATCGTTACCAGTCTGTGGATTCGGCTAAAAATCTGCTGGATTCCTGTGCACCGAACGCGATCCTCTTTACAAACGGCGATAACGATACCTTCCCGCTGTGGTATGCGCAGGAGGTGGAAGGATACCGCACTGACGTGCGCGTGGCCGTGCTTAGCTACCTGAACACCGACTGGTACATCGAGCAGATGAAGCGCCAGTCCTACCTGTCCGATCCGTGGCCGCTGTCACTGGGCAACGAGGCCTACCGCCAAGGCACCAACGACTTCCTGCCGTATGTAGAGGCACCGCAGGTAAAGGCGGGCATCGACCTGGACCAGTACATTGGCCTGATCAAACAAAGGCATCCGGCGCTGCAGGTGCAGTACGGCCCAGGCACCACACTGCTCACCATGCCGACGCACAACTTCTTCCTGAACATTGACAAGGAGAAGATAAAGCAGATGGGCTTTGTGGCGGATGATTACGAGGACCAGATTGCAGACCGCATGCAGTGGACGATCACCAAATCGCTGCTGGAGAAAAAACACCTGGTGATTCTGGACCTGCTGGCTACAAACAATTGGGAGCGCCCAATCTATTTCTCAACCACCGTGAACAGTGCGGACTTTATCGGTTTATCTGACTATTTCCAGCTGGAGGGCCTTGCCTACCGGGTGGTGCCTGTGAAGGGCGGAGGAGAAGGAGACCCCGGCATCGTGAACAAGGAGGTGATGTATGAGAACATGATGAAGGACTTTGTGTTCCGCAACTTTGATAACCCGGACATCTTCTACGACGAGAACTACTACCGCTTCTCTGCCAACGCCCGTGATAAGTTCGCTATTCTGGCCGCGGCTTACCTAAAGGACGGCAACGAGGCCAGGGCAAGGGAATTGGTGGAGTACTGCTTTAAAGTGCTGCCACTCGAAACGGTGCCTTTTGATTATTACACGCCGCAGTTCATCCCGATTTATGCCGCCCTCGGCGAAACCGAAAAGGCTAAGCAACTGATGGAAATCATGGCGCAGGGCTCAGTGGAGGCACTGGACTATTACTTTGCCAAAGGCTCCCTGTTCGACCAGGAGATACAGGTGAACATGGTGATTCTGCAGCAACTGATTGGCGCCGCCGAAGACCTGGGCATGCCGGAGCGGTCCACGCAGTTGCAGCAGCAGTTTATGCAGTACCTGCAGCGCATGCGCCGCTAA
- a CDS encoding biotin--[acetyl-CoA-carboxylase] ligase produces the protein MMPSTLFMGQQLRFLPVCESTNSEAYQLLIKNEATEGCTILTHNQTGGRGQRGNSWQAEPGQNITLSVILSPSFVAVRQQFNLNMAVSLGVLDLLREQGLQQAQVKWPNDLYFEDKKLGGILIENTINSQSLQHSIVGIGLNVNQRTFPYPTATSMANVCGHTLDLEKTTMRLLEHLERRYLQLRSGHTARLKYEYLQALYRYQEQHTFRVDNREVQGQIVGVGEDGKLALEIAGELRYFAFQEISYVI, from the coding sequence ATGATGCCTTCTACGCTGTTTATGGGGCAGCAACTGCGTTTCCTGCCAGTTTGCGAATCTACCAACTCAGAGGCCTATCAGCTTCTTATCAAAAATGAAGCCACAGAAGGCTGTACCATACTGACGCACAACCAGACAGGCGGCCGGGGACAGCGGGGCAACAGCTGGCAGGCGGAGCCGGGCCAGAACATTACCCTGTCTGTTATTCTGTCACCCAGTTTTGTAGCCGTAAGGCAGCAGTTTAACCTCAACATGGCGGTGTCGTTGGGCGTGCTCGACCTGCTCCGCGAACAGGGGCTGCAGCAGGCGCAGGTGAAATGGCCCAACGACTTATACTTTGAAGATAAGAAACTTGGCGGAATTCTGATAGAAAATACGATAAACAGCCAATCTTTACAACACAGTATCGTCGGGATTGGTTTAAACGTGAATCAGCGAACTTTCCCTTATCCAACGGCTACATCCATGGCAAACGTATGTGGCCATACGCTGGACTTGGAGAAAACGACGATGCGCCTGCTCGAGCACCTGGAGCGGCGTTACCTGCAGCTGCGCAGCGGCCACACCGCCCGGTTGAAGTATGAGTACCTGCAGGCCCTGTACCGCTACCAGGAACAGCACACGTTTCGGGTAGATAATAGAGAAGTGCAGGGGCAGATCGTGGGCGTGGGAGAAGACGGAAAACTGGCCCTGGAGATTGCCGGCGAACTGCGCTACTTCGCCTTCCAGGAAATATCCTACGTGATCTAA